In Formosa haliotis, the sequence ATTATTTTTAATTCTTCAGAAACTTGGTTTTGACTGGGCCAAAAACTTATTCCATTTAAGTTATGGTATGGTCGATTTACCTAGCGGAAAAATGAAGAGTAGAGAAGGAACAGTTGTAGATGCCGATGATTTAGTTTCGGAAATGGCTGAAACGGCTGGTGAAATTTCGGAAGAATTAGGAAAATTAGACGGCTATTCTCAAGACGAAAAAGAAGTGTTATTTAATACAATTGGTCTAGGGGCTTTAAAATATTATATCTTAAAAGTAGATCCTAAAAAACGTATTTTATTCGATCCTAAAGAATCTATAGATTTTCAAGGAAATACAGGCCCATTTATTCAATATACCTACGCTAGAATTCAGTCTATAATTAGAAAAGCAGATTTTGATTTTTCGGGTGATACTCCAAAAATTGAATTACACGAAAAAGAAAAATCACTATTAAAACAATTACAATTATTTCCTGAGACGATTCAGTTGGCGGCCGCACAATTTAGTCCGGCATTAATAGCAAACTATACTTACGATTTAGTAAAGGAGTTTAATTCGTTCTATCAAAATGTATCCATATTAGGAGCGGACGATATGAATGAAAAAATATTTAGAGTACAATTGTCGCAAGCCGTGGCAAATACTATTAAAAATGCATTTCGTTTATTAGGAATTAATGCTCCAGAGCGTATGTAATGTTAAAACACAATATTTATAAAACTAAAAAGCCTTCAGTATATAGAGTTACTGAAGGCTTTTTTATGTTGTAATTTTAGCTGTAGATTAGTCTAACTCCCAACCGAAAGTAGTTTGGAAAACATAATCTGTTCGTGCGGCACCTTCTGCAGGTTGACTATCGAAGTTATGTGTTAAACCAAGCTGAATAAAGAAGTCTAACGGTAAATCGTATTTAACATTGATGTTTAAATCGGTTCTTACACGATCTTTTTGTGTTAAACTTGGGTAGACAACAAATTTAGAATATAGGCTAATATCGTCGTAATCGAACATGTTAAGTTCTAAAGATAAAAAGGCCTCTAAACTGTTTTGGGTACTTAAAGTAGGATCTATATAATTTTCATTAGTCCAAGCTAAACCAGTACCAGTAGCAAAATAAACACGATTGCTATGAACAAAATATTTACCAATACCCCCTTGGGTTGAAGTTCTTAATTTTAATAACTGTTCATCGTTAGAAAGGAAATCTATGTTTACTAAAGAGAACCAATCCCGTTTTAAAAAGTACTTTCCACCAATACTTGCATCTGTTCGATGGGTTTCATCAACATCGTCTTGATTACTTCTTACCGAGTTATAACTCGCTGTGGCACCCCATTTGTCGGCTGTATAAGCAAGGTTACTTAAAATAGAAAACTGCGTTAAGTTATTGGTTTTAGCAAAATTGAAACCAATAGATAAACTCGCATCTAAACGAGATAAAAAACCTTGTTCTATGGCTTTAATGTATACCACGTCGTTAATAGGAACGTTAATGGTTTCACCATGATGTGCTAAAGAAACATTGGTAGAATCTCCTGGTTTAGTTTGAAGCGTACTGTTAATTCGGCGACCATCAGAAAGTGTCATTAAATACATTTGCTGACTGTGAACAATTACGACATCCTTCCAAGAAATTTTAAAGTCGCTATCACTATAATCTGTTTCAAAAGTTAATACACCCTTATTCATTTCTTTTATGTCCCCAATAATTTTGTCTTTGTTTTTCAAGACTAAAGTATCTTTTTGGGCAAAGGTATTTGTAAAGGAGAACATGGTGAGCGCTAAGAACAGGATAAATGCGCAACAATTGGGTTTCTTAATTTGATTTACCATAAGAAGGTTGTTTAGTTGTTGTTTTTCAAGCGTGATCAAACGAGTTGATTTCTGTATAAAACGCGAAGATAATAAACTTTCTTAAAATATGTTAAATCCCCTTAAAATCCAAGGTAGACAATAAGGGGACGATTTGAGGGTTGAAAAAAAAATTAAAGTTTAATGTACAGCGCTCATATCTACCTTTCCAGCTCCTTTTTTTATAAGAAGTACAAAAGGTACGCATAACAGAAATAGCACCCCTAAATATAAAAAGATATCCATATAAGAAAGTACAATGGCTTGTTTACTAACCGATAAATCTAATATCTGATAGGCTTTGTCTAAAGATTCGTTTACCGAAAATCCTTTCCCCATAAACATATGCTGTAAACCATAAATGCGCTCTTGAACGTTAAATCGGGTCGCATCTATGTTAGGAATTAAATCGACACGATGTTGTTGGCTCCATCTTGAAATCATAGTGGTTATAATGGCAATTCCAAAAGAGCCTCCAAGTTGTCTAGTCATTCCCGTAAAGGCAGCACCATCACCTATATCTTTTCCTATTAAGGTTGAAAGCGATAAAGTTGTAATGGGTACAAAAAGTAAACCTAAACCAACTCCTCTTAATACCAATGGCCAAAAGAAATGTTCTACACCTGTATCTGGCGTCATTTCTAAATACATCCATACGCTATAGAAAAAGAAAATGGCAAACCCTGCCGTAACGAGGTATTTTTGTGGTACACCTTTCTGTATCATTTTACCAATTATAGGCATCATTAT encodes:
- a CDS encoding DUF481 domain-containing protein; amino-acid sequence: MVNQIKKPNCCAFILFLALTMFSFTNTFAQKDTLVLKNKDKIIGDIKEMNKGVLTFETDYSDSDFKISWKDVVIVHSQQMYLMTLSDGRRINSTLQTKPGDSTNVSLAHHGETINVPINDVVYIKAIEQGFLSRLDASLSIGFNFAKTNNLTQFSILSNLAYTADKWGATASYNSVRSNQDDVDETHRTDASIGGKYFLKRDWFSLVNIDFLSNDEQLLKLRTSTQGGIGKYFVHSNRVYFATGTGLAWTNENYIDPTLSTQNSLEAFLSLELNMFDYDDISLYSKFVVYPSLTQKDRVRTDLNINVKYDLPLDFFIQLGLTHNFDSQPAEGAARTDYVFQTTFGWELD